A section of the Ranitomeya imitator isolate aRanImi1 chromosome 7, aRanImi1.pri, whole genome shotgun sequence genome encodes:
- the VASN gene encoding vasorin, with protein MHLLLVWTVLCAAYTVLTEGCPDGCQCNQPSTVFCMSRRNPGFPRAIPPNTITLYLFENGISSVEESSFSGLWDLQLLDLSHNKLSNLPGGVFKRLTNLSNLDLSSNQITEISAETFQGLSRLERLYLSENHIRSIHQDAFRGLEKLLELKLTKNQLVVPPAFSLPHLLLLDLSYNAIPVIQPGIFHVKNIETLRLAGLGLRELPADLLNELKNLHELDLSDNQLTKVPPGLRGLTKLNLAGNVAISQLQTDDFSSLSGLQDLDLSRMSLRTLPKGLFQSTPRLRGVSLAQNPFNCVCVLSWLTEWLRVNGIVLQRSEETRCHFPPKNAGKILRNLQNSDFGCPIPTTVFVPTTLALTSTPASPTSTSPSPTMALTTITTTTTIEPNNPTEEPVKPTQYDQLCPPQTCLNGGFCRLDVLGEVACECPSGFYGMYCEMLSLTQADFTELPEIQLQVLERTSSSLKVDLQTFIQSKGHLLGLRLTVQNLSGSDDRPDRYQLPPSLPHYTLMGLNSNSTYRICLRSMTDVSGETELCSETQTMGETPTPSAHITQTKDGSLTLVLVPAVAAGILLLVVIVSAICYTRRRKEKAHACENGGPLELEGVKTGLDEKRELKKLSQSSNGTERGWESEEPLMDSSRVGNNNDTPIGRLPHSYF; from the coding sequence ATGCATCTCCTGTTGGTCTGGACGGTCCTCTGCGCTGCATACACAGTCCTTACAGAAGGTTGTCCAGATGGCTGTCAATGCAACCAACCGTCTACCGTCTTCTGTATGAGTCGTAGAAACCCTGGCTTTCCTCGCGCCATACCTCCGAACACTATCACTTTATACCTGTTTGAGAATGGAATCAGTTCAGTAGAGGAAAGCAGTTTCTCAGGTTTGTGGGACCTTCAGCTCTTGGATCTATCCCATAACAAGCTGTCCAACCTACCTGGAGGAGTCTTCAAAAGGCTGACCAATCTCAGCAACCTGGATCTTTCATCGAACCAAATCACCGAAATCTCTGCCGAAACCTTTCAAGGTCTGAGTCGTCTAGAAAGGCTGTACCTCAGCGAGAACCACATTCGGAGCATTCATCAAGATGCTTTCAGAGGTCTCGAGAAATTACTTGAGCTCAAACTGACCAAAAATCAATTGGTAGTCCCTCCAGCCTTCTCATTACCTCATCTTCTGCTCCTGGATCTTAGTTATAATGCTATCCCTGTTATCCAGCCTGGTATCTTCCATGTAAAAAACATAGAGACTTTACGGTTGGCAGGTCTTGGGTTGAGAGAGTTGCCCGCAGATCTGTTGAATGAACTCAAGAATCTCCATGAGCTGGACCTATCCGATAATCAGTTAACTAAGGTGCCTCCAGGTCTACGAGGCTTGACCAAACTCAATCTAGCTGGCAATGTGGCAATTTCCCAGCTTCAAACTGATGACTTTTCAAGCCTTAGTGGATTACAAGATTTAGATTTAAGTAGAATGAGCCTTCGTACTTTGCCAAAAGGCCTCTTCCAGTCTACACCACGCCTACGTGGTGTTAGTCTGGCACAAAACCCTTTTAATTGTGTATGTgtattaagctggctaacagaatgGCTGAGAGTCAATGGAATTGTTCTACAACGCTCAGAAGAAACTCGTTGCCACTTCCCTCCTAAAAATGCAGGCAAAATTTTACGTAATTTGCAAAATTCTGACTTTGGATGCCCCATACCAACAACAGTCTTTGTGCCTACAACTTTGGCACTTACCAGTACACCAGCATCACCTACATCAACCAGTCCAAGTCCAACAATGGCACTGACCACTATCACCACCACAACAACAATTGAACCCAATAACCCAACGGAGGAGCCTGTCAAACCAACCCAATATGATCAGCTCTGTCCACCTCAAACATGCTTGAATGGTGGGTTTTGCCGTTTAGATGTCCTTGGAGAAGTGGCATGTGAATGTCCATCAGGATTTTATGGCATGTACTGTGAGATGCTATCACTAACACAAGCAGATTTCACAGAGCTTCCCGAAATTCAGTTGCAAGTCCTAGAAAGGACTAGTAGCTCACTGAAAGTGGATCTACAAACTTTTATCCAAAGTAAGGGACATCTACTGGGACTAAGACTCACGGTGCAGAACCTTTCTGGCTCAGACGATAGGCCGGACCGATACCAGTTGCCTCCATCTCTCCCACACTATACCTTAATGGGACTGAACTCTAATAGCACATACAGAATTTGCCTTAGATCGATGACCGATGTAAGTGGAGAGACTGAACTATGCTCGGAAACACAGACCATGGGAGAAACTCCAACGCCTAGTGCCCATATTACACAAACCAAAGATGGAAGCCTGACTTTAGTGCTGGTGCCTGCTGTAGCGGCTGGTATCCTCCTCTTGGTGGTCATAGTAAGCGCAATCTGCTATACAAGGAGGCGTAAGGAAAAAGCACACGCATGTGAGAACGGAGGTCCTCTAGAGTTGGAAGGTGTAAAAACAGGTCTAGATGAGAAAAGAGAGTTAAAAAAGTTATCACAGAGTTCAAATGGTACCGAAAGAGGTTGGGAGTCAGAAGAACCTCTCATGGACTCCTCTAGGGTGGGAAACAATAATGATACACCAATCGGACGGCTTCCTCACTCTTACTTTTAA